Below is a genomic region from Miscanthus floridulus cultivar M001 chromosome 1, ASM1932011v1, whole genome shotgun sequence.
agcttatcttgtgtgtagtagtctcattgcaaggaaaattgagtccccggaggaaagcattatacttcaattggtagaaatcaaattgattttcacatgtggtatttctaaaccgatatcaccatgttgatctcactttgatatttatttgctttctccatgcattatatagattaacctcttttgtgcaataaattgctaattatgcatatgctttgctttttatcatatgtatgcataaatttagggggagcttagtctatataatgtgatagtcaagttttgtgacctattccatgctaatcaaatccttcttttggttcacaaagtttgaccctcccatgtgctactaatgtattcctttttgggtgtttgatgccaaagggggagaatttgaaggaccaaagacaagcatttagttacaagtagtaatggtccgagaaagggaggaaagtgaattatggattagtctaagtaatgggagaatttttttagaaagctaggctttaatccataatatcacatggggacatttacaaggacaagacaagcttttaagtaaagttttaattggtatctatcaaattagtatcatataacattgccctttgcattgcatcctagcaagtaggtagtttttaatctCCAAATTCTTATCATTTGCTTACTTTGGCCGTGtagtcatcaatcaccaaaaagggggagattgtaaggaaaatggacccttggcccatttactttggattttggtgtttgatgaccaacacaaccaaattggactaatgtatttgcaagtgtttattttgtagtttaatagggtgcaagacgtgacttggacgaaggcaacatgatgatccgatgatcaacaccttaagaaagaccttagaagcacaagagaagacccaagatatcaagcatagtccaagcacgaagattggaaccaagccgtacgcaagatcgcgaagaaacaagctcactgaggtgaccgaacgctggacaagcgaccggacgctgggcagaggactcggcagacaagcgaccggacactggaccggacgctggcggcaaccgaccggacgtaggacagcagcgtccgatcgagtacagtaaggttccagagtggcaaatctgcgaccggacgctggccagcgtccgatcagtatattgccggctcaacggtcgggacgaccggatgcgtccggtcaggacgattcagcatccggtcaatagcagtttcacgggaattcgaccccaacggctactttctcagtggggcttataaatacaaccccaaaccGGCCATTTGAcgagtgtggagctgagaaaacataccaagggtgttgatacaccattttagtgatctccacctgcatagagcttagtgattcattaggtgattagcgtaggtgctttacgaagtgcttaggttgattagaccatcgctcatgcgcttgctctaggtttaggcctagtgtttagtgaggtttgcatacctcttaccactcggtgcttgcgcgcaccattgttgtacatcggaggggcttgaagtcttgcgagatcacaccaaccgcgtttgtggtgtggccgtcaccgtgtaccggaggaaacaaggcccgcggtattttggccggaagcttgatagtgaagacggcggggagcatccgggagaggcttgccggaagacacgtcggagacccacttgcgcgtggggaaggcccgaggctatccacggagttactcgaccgagagcttggcccttgcgagggattccttgcgaggggctccaatgaggactagggggaagcttgcgcgcttctcgatacctcggtaaaaataccggagtcgtcgacgggagtgtgcatatctctaccttgctctttagcttccgcatttacatttattactttactacgtttgcggtagagatagcaacacattagcaaaaccgtaattgcacatttagatagtttatcttttgcataggttttgctaaggttagaaaaagagaccatagtttagagttagaattttaaattACCAAATtcaaccccccctcttaggcgtcacggtcccttcagaaTTGAAATGATGACACACACTCCCTcgtatgcatatatatatgtgttagagTAGCATGTCCAAGCACTAGAATGTATGACAAGATCATTAGATAAAAACTCCAAGTCTCACATGTGCCTATAAGAGTTACAAAAGCACGTGTCTAGCAAGATACCATTCTAATTCCAAGATGAATTAGAGCACATGACAGAATCGTTAAATAGATcttcaaaccacaaatgttctagATAACTCCATAATAAGTTATGCGTCttgttgcaacgcacggacatattTGCTAATCTAATCTTCACGAGGTAAATTTTCTCCCCACCTAATTTCCGTCCAGCCCAACCTATCCTATATTCTCAACAGTCCAACCACTTGCTCACCTCCTGGCCCGTCACTCGCTACTGGATCGCTCCTGCACCCCTCGTCAGAGTCCGGAGTCTAGCCCATCCCTCTATAGTTTCCTCACGCACCCCTCCTCAGAAGTCAGAATCTGAGTTTGGCCCGTGTAACCGCTCACTCACCTCCTAGCCCGTCGCTCCCTCGCGTGCCCCTCCTCAGAAATCAGAATCCTAGTCTGATCCATGTAACCATAAAGGAGGAAGTTGTGCACATGAAGGATAGATTGGGTGAaatagaagcaaaaaaaaaagaaaaagaaagaaaaggtatTGAGAAACGGCGTAGAGAGGAATCGGATTCACGCCCTATAAGTTAAGAAACTCATCTTTTTCTCCTACAACAATGTAGTTGGTTTGTGTCAAGTATGAAATTTTGAATCTAACACCAAATGGGACACCGTCCTCCTCCAGTTTACCACGGTTGCACCTTTGATGTGCCTCCGCCTCGACCTTGCGACAAGCTCGAGGCTACCACCGGCCAGTGTAAATAGTGAGACAAATAAAAGTAAGAAATCGGTAACGCATCGGGTACTTTTACTAGTACGAATTAAAATTGCGCAACATCACGTGATACGTCAGCCGATTGTTGTTAAATACAGTAGCAGGTCCAACAACTTCACCTGGTCGTGTTTAGAAAAATGCAAATATATCATTGTAAACCAGGCGTAGTTCAGTTACACCCTTGAACCTCTGTTCCATCTCTAATTGCGATTATGCCGGATCTCCACATGCATGGGCATGGACGGGATCGGACGCGTAACCAAAAACCTGAAAAAGTAAGGAACTTGAGGGTTGGTTtgtatatatattcatatatACATAAAGTATATGATTGGACTCTTGACGGTAAACTTGTGCCGTGCCAAGCATAGCCGCAGGTAGGCAGGCACgcagaagaatcaacaatggcGGATGACGATGGTAGTGCCGGCAAGCTCTTCGGCAGGGAAAAGATCACGGACGCCACCGTGGCCTTGTTCACCGAGTCCGCCAACAAGCTCCCTGACGACAGGTTCATCCGAACCAAGGAGGTCCTGGCAGCTGGTGCGGTCGTCGGTGAGGATGAGATGCTGGAGCTGCCGGTGGTCGACATGGCGAGCTTGGTCGATCCGGACTCGTCGGCGTCGGAGACGGCAAAGCTGGGCTCCGCGTGCAGAGAGTGGGGATTCTTTCAGGTGAGGATCATATCGATCCATTTCCTTTCTCTCCCATCCTATCCTTATCCTCCATGGCTCCGTTTCTTGTAGCTCATAAACCATGGCGTGGAGGAAGCAGCGATACAGCAGATGAAGGAGAGCGCTGCACAGTTCTTCAGCTCGCCACTAGAGAGCAAGAACACGGTGGCCGTCCGAGATGGATTCCAAGGATTCGGTCACCACTTCAACGGGGGTTCCAGCGAGAAGCTGGACTGGGCGGAGTGCCTACTCCTCATCACGCAGCCAGTCCAAGATAGGAACATGGATTTGTGGCCGGAGACGAACCCACCCACGTTCAGGTAGGTTTGTGTCAGAAACGCAGAATTTCAATTTCCCTGTCGATTAGATACGCATCAACAAGTGTTCCATGgatcctgcctgcctgcctcctaGGCATGCGCTTGACAGGTACTCCGTGGAGACAACAAATCTCGCAAGGCGCCTTCTGGGCTTCATGGCGACCGACCTCGGTGTCAGCCAAGCGGCGCTCCTAGGCGCCTTCTTCGCCGGGACCGGGAACGAGAAGGGGCAGAGCATGTCCATGCACCACTACCCTCCGTGCCGGCACCCGGACAAGGTGCTGGGCATCGCGCCGCACACCGACACCCCGGCCCTCACCTTCCTGCTGCACGTCGACCACACGCCGGGGCTCCAGGTCAGGAGGGGCGGCAGGTGGTTCCCCGTGCGGCCGCTGCCGGGCGCCCTCGTCGTCAACGTGGGCGACGTCCTCGACGTGCTCACCAACGGCGCCTACGTCAGCGTCGAGCACCGGGTGGTCCCGGACGCCGAGAGGGGCCGAACCACCGTCGCCATGTTCCATGATGCATGTGTCCAAGGTCTGGTGGCGCCGCTCCCGGAGCTCCTCCTCGGGGGAGGCGACGCACGGGCACAGGCACGCTACAGATCCATCCCAAAGCTCGACTACCTCAATGGCAGCGTCATAGCATTGGCCCAAGGGAGACGGTTTCTTGACAGCCTCATCAAAAAGTAAACAACCGCACCAATTTCCAAGAGACCAACGCAGTCGTGTGTGTGTCTTGCACTCTTGCTGTCCTCGATCTTATTTTCTTCATTTTCTTCTAGATTTTAAATGTAGCCACCGTATGTGAGTAATGAAATACTCTCTTCGTCCTGGATAAACCATCTCTAGAGTTGCCCCAAGGTTAGTCCGAACCGTAAAACTATAAGATAGTTTCGTACTTGTCAATTAATATAGACACTATATATAGAAACTATACTCCAATAGACAGTTTCTACAAATAAAATTTTCATGCAatcatctatcttctctcctATCATCAATCTGTCGTATAGGAAACCATTTTCTTATCTCTCCTTAACTTCAATGATACGTCATCATTTTGCCTACTTGATAGCTTAATTAACGCCATGGACAAACAAGGGAACTATTTTATATGATGACGTCACATGGCAAATAGATGATTAAACAAACAACTTGTATAATGGGCCGTCTGTTCAGTTGTCTATTGTTCATTTAATGCTTGCATATAGTTAAGATCAAGTGTGAGTATGAAACTATTGTGAcgcttagagcaagtataatagcaggctgtaagccgactaaatgctgaggtggaggagagaggggaggagagagaggagaagcgggctgtaagcttacagccggcttgggcacaagaaccaagaaagtctgtgagagagacaagtgggccatgtattaactgtaaagagctaactactgtatgagtgggctgagagaaggctgtaaagaaccttacagccagcaagccggctgtattattagccttgctcttaggcCAGTTTCAGTGGGGGTTTCATCTCCCAGTTTCCAACACATCCATATTTTGGAAACAGTgtagaagagtttcatccccatgaaactctctctactcccatgaaacttttatcttctctctcttcatcaaaacagtgccatgtcagcatatttaatgcccataaaactctatgaaatccccattgagactgggcttattgatataaaacagatcaaacaaaaaataataataagatGAGCATGGTCTTCAATATTTTTTGGAACCATCAATATAAATAGCATccttatatactccctccgtcctgaaaTATTGTGCATCCTGACATTTGAAATTTGTTACCAAATATAGTGTATTCAGGGAACAAGAAGATAATGTttacttaaataaaaatacatGATTATTTTGTACAAGGAACTCATGTACTTGCCATATTGTGTATAAGGAGACTAAGAGTTCACCCTTTAATCATGCGAAATAGAATCAGATTTCAATACATTAGGAAGATAAGTGATGGGTACATATGTCTATTGCACTCTCCCTTATTTTGTCTTAGAATGGACAAAATGCACTAtaaagacggagggagtatttatacGTAATGCAATATAACAGATTTTTTTGGAACTTGATGACACCTGTCAACACAAGCAGCGATGAATTCTCACTTGAGAGTGCTCAGCAACCGCAAAGTTCTTTGAAGCAAAATATATGCATAGATGGAGTTCAAACATAACTCCTTGCAACAGCAAAGTTACAAGTAAAATTGATACACGCTGGAATTTTGTTCACGTTATAAAACCATCACAAAAGTTCAAATGCTAGACTCTGTTAGCCTGAGAACAAAGACTGTTGATGCAGATAATAGTTGAATATCCACTGACCAACAGAGTATCATGGCCTACAGAATATTCACTGACCAAGTTAGCTTTGTAAAGACAGACATACAGGCAAGCCGCAACTAGGAAGATTGCTAATGGGAAAAGAAAAACAACCTGCAAACTTGAAATTTGGAGAACAAAGTGCTACAAGGACACTCATCATGCTTTCTCATTGCTAAAGTCATGAGGGCCTCCTGTATTTTTTTTCTTATGTAAAAAGCACGACAAGCTTAGCAAGAAACTATTTCGACAACATCAGCAAAAATGTCTACTCGGTTGCATGGTTTGGGTGACCGTCTCCGTGATCCATATATTTTGAGCCTTTTACCCgtgtgtcattataaaagatgATCGTGACCTACAGGCCACTAAAAAGTTCGAATGCACCCAGGTGTCATCGTGCTAAACTTTTTTGTCCTCCACGCCATTCCGTCCACGCCATTCGATTAGATTTCTACTGTTTGACAGCCCTGATATGTGGGCCCGACCGATGATAATGGCCAAAATACCCTTCTCTCGTAACCCTGTCCTCgcccttctttctctctctggcccCGTTCGGGTTACCTCATATCcgatttgttcggcttcttttttcagccgaaactaAGATTCAGTAAGCCGAACGGAACGAGACCTCTGTCCGGTGGTGCCAAGCTGTAAGTGACCTgaacaccttcttcctcctcaaccTATCGTCTTCCTCTCCCTCCATCTTATCTAAAGACAGGCCTACGACGGTGGGGGTGTGGCCAGCCGGTGGGCGCGGGTTGCCGCGTGGGCTCTGCCGCGGTACGTGCTGCGCGTGGCAGGATGACAGTGCGACCGACACAGCGGATGCAGAGGTGTTGCTGGACGAGGGCGCGGGTCCCCGACACCGCCATCGGGAGGCGGAGGCGCAGGTACCAGCCCCACCAACAAGTCCGTGGCTCAGTGGCGAAGCCACGTTCAAGCATGGGGGTCTAGCGACGCCGACGATTTTGTCCTAACCCTTATACCGAGCAATTTTTGGCCGGCTACAACCCCAGTAAAAATCACGTAAGACCCCAGTGGCCTCAGCACAGCAGTCCGTAGTCCATCTGCCCAGCCCAGCAACAGCAGTCCACAATCCATCTGCTCAGGCTCAGCCCATCCGATCCATCAATCTATACATACGCAGGCCACATAGGTGAATTGGAGAAGGCCAAACGTTGCCTTGCATCCGATCCAGCGTCTGCTAACAGCCTGGTAGAAGCCGGGGGCAGGTCACACACCCTTTCAGCTTTGCAAATCCTCCTGCGGGCGTCGCCCCTACCCAGCGGCCTGCGCTCAGCCGCCGCTCATCGGTAGCTCAGTTCGTTCTCGATCTCATGTTCTCCTGTGCTGTCCTATCTACTCTCAAGCATCTAGACAAGGTACCCCAAACAAGAAATACCCAATTATGCAGTTTGCAATTAACGATCAAGTCTGAATTTTGAGGTCTTAGTGTTTTTATTTTTTCCAGCTATACAATCCGAACTCAGATTCTCAGAAAGCATTGTGTAACTTGCGTCCCAGCAAAGAAGTCGAGACCATTCTCTTTCATTCCAGCAAGACGCCAGGTATCTATCTAGTAGTGACTTTAACAATGTACACATAGCTGCTATTTGCTTTAGTTTTTCTTATCATGTGACTAATTTAGTAATTTGATAGGCAATCAGAGCACATTGAAAGGATTCTACAAAAGGAAATTACCCCCAGCCGGTGATAATGACAATAGTCATAGAGACACTTCAAGAAtaagaagagatggagatggcacTGCATCAAACATTAAGTGTACTATTCAGCACACTTCACATATCTCACGAGTGATATCACTAAAGAGCAGCATCTACTTCGATTGAGGACATCTATTAAAGTTGTTTGATATTTATTGCATCATAGTTGTAGAGGAAAGTTGTAAGAGGTAACTACTCTTGCAAAACCTTATTTTGTCACAATATACATTTTTATTTTATCAATTTGATGTTATGCATGGTATTATCAGCACTTAGTACCGTGAGTACTAGGGGcggatgcacatcgcgggccaaATTCTAAGGGAGCAACTCTTAAGTCTGAatggaaaaatcaaatcaaataatctATTTCTGGATAAAGCCTTCAAGTAAAAAGTCATAGCCTTCCAAAGGGTGTATGTCTAGTAAAATTTCTAGCCTTCTATAATTTAGCCCCCCTCCTAACCTATTTCTGGATCCGTCACTGGTGAGTACTGACCCCAGTGGCCATTTCTCCTGGCTTCGCCCCTGCCGTGGCTTACCGCGCCCGATCGGTGAGCCTGTGGGCACTGGTGGGCCGCCTGGCGTCGTCGCAGGCCTCCGCCTCCGTCTCCACGGAGGCCGTGGCCGAGGGCGCGGCACAACTGGGCCAGGTGCTCGTCTCCCTCTTCGAGCTGCTGCACCACCCGCAGGCGCAGAACCCGTTGCGCCGCCTTGGCTCGTCCCCTCTCGTGGAGCGACTGTTGGATGACTTCCTCCGCCTCGCCGACGCGCACGGCAGCTTTCGGGTCGCCCTGGTCGCGCTTGCGGGGCTGCAGGCCGAGGCCCGAGCCGTGCTCCGTAGGGAGGAGCCCGCCCGCCTCACGTCGGTGGCCCGGGCGCTGCGCCGGTCCACGCGGGACCTCCCCCGGGTGGCCTCTTCGACGTGCCGCCGTAACCACCATGGCAGCTCTCTGGAGCTTCGCCGTTCGGCGATTCCGGTCACCATTTTCGAATCCAAAAGCatagggagggagaggagggggttcCTATGGATTACCTACCTTGGTCGATTATAGCTCAGGAATGGAGATTGACTGAGCGCGGCCACTTCCGTGCAAGGACGGAGAAGGGTGCTCGACCTTCGCAGCCTTTGGTAGAGATCCAGAGATGGCGCAAGGGAAGGAGCCGAGGACGGCATCGATGACGAGCGCTCGACGACACACACGCCTCGGCCTCCTCAGTGCAGAGCGCGCAGGTCGCCATTGCCGAGGAGCAGAGCTCGCAGCGCCACCGTGTTCCACTGTCTGTAGCCATCCTCGGCCCCTACCAAGACCGCCGCCGGCTCCGCCTCATTCCCCTCTGCGACAAGCGCTTGCTTGCTGAAGCCATCCACCCTCGTTCGCTGCTGCCCGGATGTGTTCGCCATGGTTTTGCCCGAGCAAAGCTCCGGCCGCCACACAAGGAAGCCTGTGGGTCGTTCACCTGTGGGTATTTTAGACTTTTTTCAACGCTGGCTTGTAGGTCAAGCCCATCTTTTATAATGCACGTGTAAAAGGCTCACATATTTTCTGCCGATCCGTGCTCCACGGGGTTTCTCAGCCCGTTCGGCTAGGCTGGCTGGCTGGTGCCGGCCAGCCCCCTCACGCTGGCACTATTTATATGCACAGTATCttttagtcagaacagtatttttctctcacataaactatAAACCAACAGTATTTTCTCACGAACCAGCGACGAACAAGCCGGCCTAGCTGAACAGGCTATCTGTTGAAGACTTCGCATCACGTGCGACAAAAATACTCTCATCCTTTACCTTGATAGCACTGTTAGCTAAAACCTACTTCAGATTCATATAATGCCACAAAAACTCACGAATACTTCATAACTAATTGATCAATTTAAAAGTATGACATGAATAAGCTACGTGAGCGACATGGCAGAAAGTAAAATCGGTAGGGTACAAAAAGGAAACAGTAGTTTATCAGGCAGTCTAGCATATTAAGAaggcaacgtatcaggtgcaaaccaaccaccatgtgtaaacttggaaactaccaatcagaaccactagatgctgattcaatggatggggtgagagatgagatttttttttgcgcttaagtccCCCACCCGCCACCCTTTTTTTACGTttaagccccctcaccccatccattggatcaacaACTAGTAGTTCTGATTGGTAGTTTCtaagtttgcacaggttggttgatttgcacctgatatgttCTCTATTAAGAAAGAGCAGCCGCGGTTTTGTGTATTAGCCATTAAAAGAATGGAAATGCTGATGCTGCTTCACCGCCCAACCTGCTGCTCCTGTTCCGTGCGTGTTCCGCGCACGCCCGCTGCTCCTGATGCTACTTTTCCTCCGCCGCCTACCTTGTCCGACGACGATGACAAGCGTCGCCGACACAAGGAGAAGCACCGAGCCCTAGCGTGGAAGCCTGTGGCCTCGCCTCCTGCTACGGCTGCGGCGCACCGGCgccccaatgaagaaggtggaggTCGCACCGAGATACGATGCAGGTTGCAAATATACAATTCAAAATATTTCAAaagtttcagaggtatgttgcaaacgtTGTATATCAATGTTGCAAATGTAGATCGGGATGCTGCGCATGTTAGAATAGCTATATGCCTATACGCGTATCTTGTGTATATCCCAAATGTTTCTAATCCACACAAATGTTGCAAGGGATTtgcttgatgttgcaaaagtggatctagatgttgcatatacatacatgttgcaagcaaatgttttaagtgttttcagCTGTTTCATGCGTatgtttgtaagtgtttcatctagatattcGCATGTTTGCAATGGGTTTCAAATGTTTTTTCAGGCGTTTTCACAAGTGTTTCAAACAcagtgtttcatctatctttttttATGTTGCTATTGTTGCTTCtatatgtttcaaaagtagatctggcgTTACACATGAGATGCGCATGAAAAACGGCTATATGTTGCTATTGTTACGTCTAGATATTTCATAAGTAAATCTGGTGCTACACATGAGATGAGAAGCAGCTGACGAGCAGCATCCAAACGCTTTTGCTATTTATATGGTTGACAATTTTTTCATACTAAGGGCCTGTTCGGTTCACGGCGTGGCCTGAGGGTGCTCGTCCAGACAGCTCCATCCGTCCGCCAAGAGCTCAAAATGGAGCCTAGCCAGGCAAtgttggtgaaagctctagtttgattttggttaattgatgaaaccctaagtgctaacctaatttatcaagtgattatgagataggtagcactactccaagtgatgaagcaatggcaaagatc
It encodes:
- the LOC136494723 gene encoding 2-oxoglutarate-dependent dioxygenase 11-like, whose protein sequence is MPDLHMHGHGRDRTRNQKPEKPQVGRHAEESTMADDDGSAGKLFGREKITDATVALFTESANKLPDDRFIRTKEVLAAGAVVGEDEMLELPVVDMASLVDPDSSASETAKLGSACREWGFFQLINHGVEEAAIQQMKESAAQFFSSPLESKNTVAVRDGFQGFGHHFNGGSSEKLDWAECLLLITQPVQDRNMDLWPETNPPTFRHALDRYSVETTNLARRLLGFMATDLGVSQAALLGAFFAGTGNEKGQSMSMHHYPPCRHPDKVLGIAPHTDTPALTFLLHVDHTPGLQVRRGGRWFPVRPLPGALVVNVGDVLDVLTNGAYVSVEHRVVPDAERGRTTVAMFHDACVQGLVAPLPELLLGGGDARAQARYRSIPKLDYLNGSVIALAQGRRFLDSLIKK